Proteins found in one Hyla sarda isolate aHylSar1 chromosome 7, aHylSar1.hap1, whole genome shotgun sequence genomic segment:
- the LOC130282787 gene encoding zinc finger protein 345-like, with protein sequence MEEDSVTERVLRLTLEIIYLLTGEDYGPVKKSSDSMMAKRHSCLSRGWSRSRITEPPPHSRTYNGNQEKTILELTNKIIELMSGEVPVRCEDITVYFSMEEWEYIEGHKDLYRDVMETQQPVKSLGLTEVTKKSRAPQIHVSSLDCVNDGPNVLNLQTSDMGNVTEIPHPCEEVHFSDRDLYKKSNRREHFITHHIGKELCENNVLKESEIYIPIPHKQYPTSYIKVETFPFEEEDPEPTTVYTITDSADEYESIQIKEEPVSCDEDNFSDTNMYSAINHRPQFPSSHIEVDRLSFEEVILDDPDMSTSGHIQQDLSPHMEEETMLCDENLAEFYLGVNHIKENGQMYPSKPRPFMCFQCGKCFTRKSQLHRHQMIHTGVRPYSCSECGKRFFRNSHLLIHQRTHTGERPYSCSECGKRFTTNSNLTIHKRIHTGENLYYCPECHKCFTNHSNLAIHLRIHTGEKPYMCSECGKCFTTKSNLVLHQKIHTGARLYHCSECEKSFTTSANLVLHQRIHTGEKPYTCTDCGKTFTINSHLVRHQRVHTGEKPYICPECDKCFISNYELKRHQRTHYEERAYSNILGEEYINDPTDPTKDWRVSLSERSYYCSECGKGFATNSNLVQHRRIHRTERPYSCSQCGKTFTCKSYLHRHLKIHTGERPYSCAICRKSFSRNSHLKRHQKCHTRKKAFPCLDCGKYFSSQARLAQHSHIHATENPQSSEHEEVYII encoded by the exons ATGGAGGAGGATAGTGTAACTGAGAGGGTGCTGCGCCTCACCCTGGAGATCATctacctgctgaccggagag GACTATGGACCTGTAAAGAAATCCAGTGACTCCATGATGGCCAAGAGACATTCCTGTTTATCAAGAGGGTGGAGCAGGAGCCGGATCACAGAGCCTCCACCTCACTCACGAACGTATAATGGAAACCAGGAGAAGACCATTCTGGAACTTACCAACAAGATAATTGAgctgatgtctggagag GTTCCTGTACGATGTGAGGATATCacagtctatttctccatggaggagtgggagtatatagaaggacacaaggatctgtacagaGATGTTATGGAAACTCAACAGCCTGTCAAATCACTTG GTCTCACTGAAGTCACAAAAAAATCTCGAGCACCCCAAATCCATGTTTCATCACTGGATTGTGTGAACGATGGTCCCAATGTTTTAAATCTTCAGACTTCAGATATGGGAAACGTTACTGAGATACCTCATCCATGTGAAGAAGTGCATTTTAGCGACCGTGACCTATATAAAAAATCGAATAGAAGAGAGCACTTTATAACACATCATATTGGAAAGGAACTGTGTGAAAACAATGTTCTCAAAGAATCCGAGATATATATACCGATACCTCACAAACAGTATCCCACTTCCTATATTAAGGTAGAAACCTTTCCCTTTGAGGAAGAAGATCCAGAACCTACCACAGTTTATACTATAACAGATTCAGCAGACGAATATGAATCCATTCAAATTAAGGAGGAGCCTGTGTCATGTGATGAAGATAATTTTTCAGACACCAATATGTATTCAGCCATAAATCATAGGCCGCAGTTTCCATCTTCTCATATTGAGGTGGATCGACTTTCATTTGAAGAGGTAATTTTGGACGACCCAGACATGAGTACATCTGGTCACATTCAGCAAGATCTGTCTCCTCACATGGAGGAAGAAACAATGTTATGTGATGAAAATCTTGCAGAATTTTATTTGGGAGTAAACCATATAAAAGAAAATGGTCAAATGTATCCATCCAAACCTAGACCGTTCATGTGCTTTCAGTGTGGGAAATGCTTCACACGCAAGTCACAGCTCCACAGACATCAGATGATCCATACTGGCGTGAGACCAtactcatgttcagaatgtgggaaacgcTTTTTCCGCAACTCACACCTTCTTATACATCAAAGAACGCACACAGGAGAAAGGCCATATTCCTGCTCTGAATGCGGAAAACGGTTCACCACCAATTCAAATCTTACTATCCATAAAAGGATTCACACAGGCGAAAATTTATATTACTGCCCTGAATGTCACAAATGTTTTACAAATCACTCTAATCTTGCGATTCACCTAAGGatccacacaggggagaaaccatataTGTGCtcagaatgtggcaaatgttttacAACCAAATCAAATCTCGTTCTGCACCAGAAGATTCACACAGGCGCCCGACTGTATCACTGTTCTGAGTGCGAGAAAAGTTTTACCACCAGTGCAAACCTAGTCCTTcaccagagaattcacacaggagaaaaaccTTACACTTGCACAGACTGTGGAAAAACTTTCACAATAAACTCCCATCTTGTTCGACATCAGAGAgtccacacaggagaaaagccctaCATATGCCCGGAATGTGATAAATGTTTTATAAGCAATTATGAACTTAAAAGACATCAGCGAACTCACTATGAAGAGAGAGCGTATTCCAACATTCTTGGTGAGGAATACATAAATGATCCAACAGATCCCACCAAGGATTGGAGGGTTTCCTTATCAGAGAGATCATATTATTGTAGTGAATGCGGTAAAGGTTTTGCCACCAACTCAAATCTTGTCCAGCACAGGAGGATACACAGGACTGAAAGACCATATTCTTGTTCTCAGTGCGGTAAAACTTTTACGTGTAAGTCATATCTCCATAGGCATCtaaaaattcacacaggggagagacCGTATTCTTGTGCTATATGTAGAAAGAGTTTCTCCCGAAACTCCCATCTCAAAAGGCATCAGAAATGTCATACAAGAAAGAAAGCCTTCCCTTGCCTGGACTGTGGGAAATATTTCAGTTCTCAGGCACGTCTTGCTCAGCACAGTCATATTCATGCAACTGAAAATCCTCAATCTTCTGAACATGAAGAAGTTTATATTATATGA